A DNA window from Eremothecium cymbalariae DBVPG#7215 chromosome 3, complete sequence contains the following coding sequences:
- the MON1 gene encoding guanine nucleotide exchange factor MON1 (similar to Ashbya gossypii AAR175C), with amino-acid sequence MHRAGSKEEGRGDDHRELASQQQRGGRRLRSVASLTSLKSLSPPQTMNWPISKATISVDLTNHFTSTLVRSSLADQESLYERLSPSPQNVEPNVEGLSSEAMTYDLLSIQDELTHSLHSVAYVPLRELPNPFRRTVENCKELPQGKQFLILTSAGKPIYSMNGQDEYVMGLMGIVHTIINYFQLSGQKECLKTITTFDTNGVLQKFTFLNKRHVVLLAMTNYNETDLKLQQQLDLLYSYLISTLSLRQLNRLFNKRENFDLRSHLTGSDFHNLDQLCQSICLGKHPGWMLGALECVTLKKSIRQRIHTIMLQSIRDLPVGALLYGIIMAPDHRLVSVMRPKGHTLHTTDLQLLFSMVENQLQFLDSNQEVWVPVCFPKFNGNGFLYCYFKFLPPGFIGTANNYGNATTLEGNERVKPTLILISPQKNSFYELQQAANTMTDNLTISGILPHITNPSRFTINDIPAPLVHHFIYKSKKYVQYVMPETSSVTDWSTLMKYYSHLKSAVFDNNGTPLNKTVLSFVRWSALSDEDRPPKSRNNELLLQEDLNADSREFFIEEGMDMFGMAWFTPSFELYLVCNNGAVDRNMILKSARNISRWCKLNEHRLFVSDSAVF; translated from the coding sequence ATGCATAGAGCTGGTTCGAAAGAGGAAGGGCGTGGAGATGATCATAGGGAATTGGCatcgcagcagcagcgaGGGGGTAGACGACTGCGATCAGTTGCGTCGCTGACATCTCTCAAGTCTCTTAGTCCTCCGCAGACGATGAACTGGCCGATATCGAAGGCTACTATATCGGTTGACTTGACAAATCATTTCACCAGTACGTTGGTTCGCAGTTCCTTAGCGGACCAGGAGAGTCTGTACGAGCGGTTGTCACCGTCGCCTCAGAATGTGGAACCGAATGTGGAGGGTTTGAGTTCGGAGGCGATGACCTATGATCTTCTGAGTATTCAGGATGAATTGACTCATAGTCTGCATTCGGTTGCATATGTACCTCTACGTGAGTTGCCTAATCCGTTTCGAAGGACTGTGGAGAACTGCAAGGAATTGCCGCAAGGGAAACAGTTCCTTATTCTGACATCGGCGGGCAAACCGATATACTCTATGAATGGGCAAGATGAATATGTTATGGGTCTTATGGGGATAGTACATACTATAATAAACTATTTTCAGCTTAGTGGTCAAAAGGAATGTCTCAAGACGATTACGACGTTTGACACGAATGGTGTGCTGCAGAAGTTCACATTCTTGAATAAAAGACATGTTGTTTTGCTTGCTATGACGAATTATAACGAGACggatttaaaattgcaaCAACAATTGGACTTGCTGTATTCGTATTTGATTTCGACGTTGTCTCTGAGACAGTTGAATAGGTTGTTTAACAAGCGTGAGAACTTCGATCTACGCAGTCATCTTACAGGCTCGGATTTCCACAATTTGGATCAATTGTGCCAGTCAATTTGCTTAGGCAAACATCCTGGATGGATGCTTGGAGCTTTGGAGTGTGTTACACTTAAGAAATCAATTAGGCAGCGTATACACACGATAATGCTGCAGTCTATTCGTGATTTGCCCGTTGGAGCGTTACTATATGGCATTATTATGGCGCCAGATCACAGGTTGGTCTCCGTAATGAGACCAAAGGGCCATACATTGCACACTACAGATTTACAGCTACTTTTTTCGATGGTGGAAAACCAACTGCAGTTTTTAGATAGCAATCAAGAAGTTTGGGTCCCCGTTTGCTTCCCTAAATTTAACGGGAATGGATTCCTCTACTGTTATTTCAAGTTTTTACCGCCTGGATTCATTGGTACCGCTAATAATTATGGTAATGCTACTACACTCGAGGGTAATGAACGTGTCAAACCAACTTTAATCCTAATAAGCCCACAGAAGAACTCCTTTTACGAGCTTCAACAGGCGGCTAATACAATGACTGATAATTTAACCATATCTGGCATTCTGCCGCACATTACAAACCCTTCAAGATTTACCATCAACGATATCCCAGCTCCGCTGGTTCATCATTTTATTTACAAGTCCAAAAAATACGTACAATATGTTATGCCAGAAACATCTTCCGTTACGGATTGGTCCACGTTGATGAAATACTACTCTCATTTGAAATCAGCTGTATTCGACAATAATGGGACCCCACTGAACAAGACAGTCCTCAGCTTTGTACGTTGGTCAGCACTATCAGACGAGGATAGGCCGCCAAAAAGCCGCAACAACGAATTGTTATTGCAAGAAGATTTAAATGCTGATTCTAGAGAATTTTTCATAGAAGAAGGCATGGATATGTTTGGTATGGCATGGTTCACTCCTAGCTTTGAATTGTACCTGGTGTGCAACAACGGAGCAGTTGACAGAAACATGATCCTGAAAAGTGCACGGAACATATCACGTTGGTGCAAATTGAACGAACATAGGCTCTTCGTATCTGATAGTGCTGTATTCTAA
- a CDS encoding uncharacterized protein (similar to Ashbya gossypii AAR179C), with protein MFEKDQLLPLDESKVLLIKNFFASSHALIADCLEKQEFDSVPKAVSVLNIQLGFTEIEEVLDDQISIFKEDKKKLEGVLVAYEPFMISALLKSANQLRKKYQDPESQSIDPKSQDFDLINLLNMQSLIMMRRSRKLYEDIIAAYNKLIAVIISLDEFKAIVTRYLDSLILLRNINLEIEYFVSYCKDFENITIFVKEFGTGLDSINEKTQVANRFLTRAEAYQRKIQRVCLDSLIEKMKKKCDAITN; from the coding sequence atgtttgaaaaggatCAACTGTTACCTCTTGATGAATCCAAGGTTCTGCtaatcaaaaacttctttgcCAGTTCTCATGCATTAATCGCAGACTGTCTGGAAAAGCAAGAGTTCGATTCCGTACCTAAGGCTGTATCTGTGCTAAACATCCAACTAGGTTTTACTGAAATTGAGGAAGTGCTTGATGATCAGATATCCATCTTCAAAGAGGATAAGAAGAAACTAGAGGGTGTCTTAGTCGCTTATGAACCGTTCATGATAAGTGCCCTCCTAAAAAGCGCTAATCAACTCAGAAAAAAGTACCAAGACCCTGAATCCCAGTCAATCGACCCAAAATCTCAGGATTTTGACCTTATAAACCTTCTAAACATGCAGTCCTTAATCATGATGCGCCGCAGTAGAAAACTCTACGAAGACATCATCGCAGCATACAATAAACTCATCGCAGTCATCATCAGCCTCGATGAATTCAAAGCCATCGTCACTAGGTACCTTGACTCACTAATATTACTTAGAAATATTAATCTAGAGATTGAATACTTTGTCTCCTACTGCAAGGACTTTGAGAACATTACCATATTCGTCAAAGAATTTGGAACTGGTCTGGATAGTATAAACGAGAAGACTCAAGTTGCAAACCGCTTCCTCACACGTGCAGAAGCCTACCAACGAAAGATACAACGTGTATGCCTAGATTCACTCAttgaaaagatgaagaagaagtgCGATGCAATTACCAACTGA
- the OM14 gene encoding Om14p (similar to Ashbya gossypii AAR176C), whose protein sequence is MADNKIDESIDKASNGAKDLIDKASEESKKLAKGAKKGLEKGENELTKWWGQLKDWVEGATSSVVNLTTDAASKTVEATKATVSRVMVELHNPVVAVNALLGTGALLAWLHGYAEHQRRYLKGKSDKAILATVGGITALVVADGFVSYKYYKQFDKK, encoded by the coding sequence ATGGCGGACAATAAGATTGATGAGTCTATTGACAAGGCTAGTAATGGGGCGAAGGATTTGATTGATAAGGCTTCGGAGGAGTCGAAGAAGCTTGCCAAGGGGGCTAAGAAGGGGTTAGAGAAGGGGGAGAATGAGTTGACCAAGTGGTGGGGGCAGTTGAAGGATTGGGTGGAGGGGGCGACGTCTTCTGTGGTTAATTTGACCACGGATGCGGCTTCGAAGACGGTGGAGGCGACCAAGGCGACGGTGTCGCGTGTTATGGTGGAGTTACATAACCCTGTTGTTGCGGTGAATGCTCTTTTGGGCACTGGGGCGTTGTTGGCGTGGTTGCATGGGTATGCGGAGCACCAGAGACGGTATTTGAAGGGCAAGTCTGACAAGGCGATTTTGGCTACTGTTGGTGGGATTACGGCTCTTGTGGTTGCGGATGGGTTTGTGAGTTACAAGTATTACAAGCAGTTTGATAAGAAATGA
- the COQ8 gene encoding protein kinase COQ8 (similar to Ashbya gossypii AAR181W :), with translation MVSARSLYNTARVLMSAKDVVVGSLNIGKESFMSWVSSRVGGRKTVLSDLLQKDERQWEAAKRLSADIKNASGAGKSNSGGLAGKIGVRQYSTDSRKQRDPNDGDKWYQEQQEQKRRQRQELQSSQIPSTRISRLFHYGSLAAGVGLSVASQGLSNLAQGQSPSMKSLLLSDTNMDRIAKKLSQMRGAALKIGQMMSFQDSRILPPEMYQILSRVQNSAHYMPPRQLDRLLIRELGRDWESKFASFSRIPIAAASIGQVHEATLPDGTECVVKVQYPGVRDSIDSDLNNVLMLLTATAFLPKGLFLDKTIANARKELKWECDYLREAQALKEFGKLLKDDPVFVVPRVFDELTTSNILTMSKMTGIEIMKLPKELETQEIRDFICENIMRLCLQEICQFKYMQTDPNWANFLYNHGTGKIELLDFGASRSFPEKFIRNYRKTLTYGTQNNPDGVRRMSKELGYLTGSESEIMVDAHVDSVMALSEPFSGDPKIPFDFSNQDVSDRVRGKIGVMLNERLCPPPEETYSLNRKFSGVFLLCARMNSKVHCAKLFEEIFALNED, from the exons ATGGTTTCTGCTAGATCTCTATATAATACGGCCCGCGTGCTGATGTCAGCTAAGGATGTAGTTGTGGGTTCTCTTAATATCGGTAAAGAATCTTTCATGTCATGGGTATCTTCAAGAGTTGGTGGTCGGAAAACAGTGCTGTCGGATTTGCTACAGAAGGATGAAAGGCAGTGGGAAGCAGCCAAGCGTCTGTCTGCAGATATAAAGAACGCTAGTGGGGCTGGTAAGTCGAATTCCGGGGGGTTGGCAGGCAAGATAGGTGTGAGACAGTACTCCACTGATTCTAGGAAACAACGA GATCCAAATGATGGAGATAAATGGTACCAGGAGCAACAAGAGCAGAAACGGAGGCAAAGACAGGAGTTACAAAGTTCTCAAATTCCTAGCACCCGTATTTCTCGGTTGTTCCATTATGGTTCGTTAGCTGCAGGTGTTGGGCTTTCTGTTGCATCTCAGGGTCTCTCTAACCTTGCCCAAGGCCAGAGTCCTAGCATGAAGTCATTGTTGCTATCTGATACTAATATGGATCGTATCGCAAAGAAACTCTCTCAGATGCGGGGAGCTGCATTGAAGATCGGTCAGATGATGTCTTTCCAAGATTCCAGGATACTACCTCCTGAGATGTACCAAATTTTATCCCGTGTTCAAAACAGCGCGCATTATATGCCGCCAAGGCAATTGGATAGGCTGCTGATTCGTGAGCTTGGTAGAGATTGGGAGAGTAAATTCGCTAGTTTTAGTAGGATCCCAATAGCTGCTGCTAGTATTGGACAGGTCCATGAGGCCACTTTGCCGGATGGTACCGAATGCGTGGTCAAAGTGCAATATCCAGGCGTGAGGGATTCGATCGATTCTGATTTGAATAACGTATTGATGCTTTTGACGGCAACTGCGTTCCTTCCAAAGGGCTTGTTTTTAGATAAGACTATTGCCAATGCACGGAAGGAGTTGAAATGGGAATGCGATTATCTCAGAGAAGCGCAAGCATTAAAAGAATTTGGTAAACTTTTGAAAGACGATCCTGTATTTGTGGTACCACGTGTGTTCGATGAGCTTACCACTTCCAATATCCTTACTATGTCTAAGATGACGGGAATTGAGATTATGAAGTTGCCAAAAGAACTTGAAACTCAAGAAATCCGTGACTTCATTTGTGAAAACATCATGAGACTTTGTTTGCAAGAAATTTGCCAATTCAAATACATGCAAACAGATCCAAACTGGGCCAATTTTCTATACAATCACGGCACAGGAAAGATAGAGTTGTTGGACTTTGGTGCGTCTAGATCTTTCCCAGAGAAATTCATTCGCAATTACCGTAAGACTCTCACATATGGGACGCAAAACAACCCAGATGGTGTTCGTAGAATGTCAAAGGAGCTTGGTTATTTGACTGGCTCGGAATCGGAAATTATGGTGGATGCCCATGTTGACAGCGTAATGGCTCTCAGTGAGCCATTTTCCGGAGATCCCAAAATCCCATTCGACTTCTCTAACCAAGATGTTTCAGATAGAGTTCGGGGTAAAATTGGAGTGATGTTGAATGAGAGGTTATGTCCTCCTCCTGAAGAGACGTATTCATTGAACAGAAAGTTCAGCGGAGTGTTCTTGTTGTGCGCTCGGATGAACTCCAAGGTTCACTGCGCAAAactatttgaagaaatctTTGCATTAAACGAAGACTGA
- the PRP43 gene encoding DEAH-box ATP-dependent RNA helicase PRP43 (similar to Ashbya gossypii AAR180C), protein MSKRKLSSNSRQDSVKTSIPEHAAEVAEALTALHPVEFDEPMVHHDSGEFKGLERNKTTAEQAQKLEQGKVNPFTGRSYSDNYFKVLKVRRNLPVHSQRDEFLKLYQENQIMVFVGETGSGKTTQIPQFVLFDEMPHLRNFQVACTQPRRVAAMSVAQRVAEEMDVKLGEEVGYSIRFENKTSNKTILKYMTDGMLLREAMEDHDLKRYSCIILDEAHERTLATDILMGLLKEVVKRRADLKIIIMSATLDAEKFQKYFNNSPLLAVPGRTHPVEIYYTPEFQGDYLDSAIRTVLQIHATEAEGDVLLFLTGEEEIEDAAKKITLEGDQLIREQGCGPLKVYTLYGSLPPHQQQRIFDPAPQSVNGRPGRKVIVSTNIAETSLTIDGIVYVVDPGFSKQKVYNPRIRVESLLVSPISKASAQQRAGRAGRTRPGKCFRLYPEEAFKKELIEQSYPEILRSNLSSTVLELKKLGIDDLVHFDFMDPPAPETMMRALEELNYLQCLDDEGNLTSLGRLASQFPLDPMLAIMLIGSTEFNCAQEILSIVAMLSVPTVFVRPLKDKKRADDAKNIFAHPDGDHLTLLNVYNSFKSDEAYQYGIHQWCRDHYLNYRSLSSADNIRSQLERLMKRYNLELNTTSPDSPKYFINIRKALCAGFFMQVAKKRSTGKGYITVKDNQDVLIHPSSTALRQDASWVIFNEFVLTTQNYIRTVTSIRADWLLELAPAYYDLDNFQRGDIKTELQAIKRANDRLKLMREDYAKRSKED, encoded by the coding sequence ATGTCTAAGAGAAAATTGTCATCTAATAGTCGCCAAGACTCAGTGAAAACTTCTATTCCGGAGCATGCAGCAGAGGTGGCTGAAGCCTTGACAGCACTCCATCCTGTTGAATTCGATGAGCCAATGGTTCATCATGATTCAGGTGAATTTAAAGGCCTTGAACGTAATAAAACTACAGCTGAACAAGCTCAAAAGTTAGAACAGGGAAAAGTAAATCCCTTTACAGGCAGGTCATATTCTGACAATTATTTTAAGGTTTTAAAGGTAAGAAGGAACTTGCCGGTTCATTCGCAGAGAGACGAGTTTTTAAAGCTTTATCAAGAGAATCAGATTATGGTGTTTGTTGGTGAAACGGGTTCAGGTAAGACAACGCAGATTCCTCAATTTGTGTTGTTTGATGAAATGCCACATTTAAGGAACTTTCAGGTTGCTTGTACGCAGCCACGGAGGGTGGCAGCCATGTCTGTTGCTCAGAGGGTTGCAGAGGAGATGGATGTTAAACTTGGAGAGGAAGTTGGTTATTCGATTAGATTCGAGAATAAGACGTCGAATAAGACTATTTTGAAGTATATGACAGATGGTATGCTTTTGAGAGAAGCTATGGAGGATCACGATTTGAAGCGTTACTCTTGCATCATTCTGGATGAAGCACATGAACGTACCTTGGCCACCGACATATTAATGGGATTGTTGAAAGAGGTGGTTAAACGGAGAGCAGACCTAaagattattattatgtcTGCTACATTAGATGCGGAAAAGTTCCAAAAATACTTCAATAATTCGCCACTACTAGCTGTTCCTGGTAGGACTCATCCTGTTGAGATATACTATACTCCAGAATTCCAAGGCGACTACTTGGACTCTGCTATACGTACAGTCCTGCAAATTCATGCTACGGAAGCTGAAGGTGATGTTTTATTGTTCTTGACAGGTGAAGAAGAGATCGAAGATGCTGCGAAAAAGATAACCTTAGAAGGGGACCAACTAATTAGGGAACAAGGTTGCGGCCCTTTAAAGGTATATACCTTATATGGTTCTTTACCGCCgcatcaacaacaacgtATTTTTGATCCAGCTCCACAGTCCGTTAATGGTAGACCTGGCAGAAAGGTTATTGTGTCTACTAACATTGCTGaaacttctttaacaaTCGATGGTATTGTATATGTTGTAGACCCAGGATTTTCAAAGCAGAAAGTTTATAATCCAAGAATTAGAGTCGAATCACTCCTGGTTTCCCCTATATCCAAGGCTTCTGCCCAACAAAGAGCCGGTCGTGCCGGTCGTACTAGACCAGGTAAGTGTTTCAGGCTGTATCCTGAAGAAGCTTTCAAAAAGGAACTCATTGAACAGTCATATCCTGAAATTCTACGTTCTAACCTATCATCAACCGTTTtggaattaaagaaattagGCATAGATGACTTGGTTcattttgattttatgGATCCACCAGCTCCGGAGACAATGATGAGGGCTTTGGAAGAGTTGAATTATTTACAATGCttggatgatgaaggtAATTTGACTTCACTGGGTAGGTTAGCCTCCCAGTTCCCATTGGACCCAATGTTGGCGATCATGTTAATCGGGTCCACAGAGTTTAACTGTGCACAAGAAATTTTGAGTATTGTTGCCATGCTTTCTGTACCAACTGTATTTGTTCGTCCCTTAAAGGACAAAAAGCGTGCAGATGATGCTAAAAACATTTTTGCTCATCCAGATGGTGATCACCTTACCTTATTAAATGTTTACAATAGCTTTAAATCCGACGAGGCGTACCAATACGGAATACATCAATGGTGTAGGGATCATTACCTTAATTACAGGTCTTTGTCCTCCGCAGATAACATCCGATCTCAACTAGAAAGGCTAATGAAACGGTACAATCTCGAACTTAATACAACTTCTCCTGATAGTCCAAAgtattttatcaatatcagGAAAGCATTATGTGCTGGTTTCTTTATGCAGGTTGCTAAGAAGAGATCTACTGGTAAGGGTTATATCACCGTAAAAGATAATCAAGACGTGCTAATCCATCCTAGTAGTACTGCTCTCCGTCAAGATGCAAGTTGGGTCATTTTCAATGAGTTTGTTTTAACCACGCAGAACTATATTAGAACGGTTACCTCTATAAGGGCAGACTGGTTGTTAGAATTAGCCCCTGCATATTACGATTTGGATAACTTCCAGAGAGGTGATATAAAAACTGAATTGCAAGCGATTAAAAGAGCAAATGATAGACTTAAACTTATGAGAGAAGATTATGCTAAAAGATCAAAGGAAGATTAA
- the RPS2 gene encoding 40S ribosomal protein uS5 (similar to Ashbya gossypii AAR177W): MSAPQQQQQGQAGQQSRRGGFGGRNKGRQGRKGRRESEEKGWTPVTKLGRLVKAGKITTIEEIFLHSLPVKEFQIIDTLLPSLKDEVMNIKPVQKQTRAGQRTRFKAVVVVGDRNGHVGLGIKTAKEVAGAIRAGIIIAKLSVIPIRRGYWGSNLGQPHSLATKTSGKSGSVTVRLIPAPRGSGIVASPAVKKLLQLAGVEDVYTSSQGSTRTLENTLKAAFVAIGNTYGFLTPDLWAEHALPGCPLDIYADEAIAQKKRF, from the coding sequence ATGTCCGCTccacaacagcagcagcagggcCAGGCAGGCCAGCAATCCAGAAGAGGTGGTTTCGGTGGCAGAAACAAGGGCCGCCAGGGTAGAAAGGGTAGAAGAGAGAGCGAGGAGAAGGGGTGGACGCCAGTGACCAAGTTGGGTAGACTAGTCAAGGCCGGCAAGATCACCACGATTGAGGAGATCTTTTTGCACTCTTTGCCCGTGAAGGAGTTCCAGATCATTGACACTTTGTTGCCATCTTTGAAGGACGAGGTGATGAACATCAAGCCGGTGCAGAAGCAGACCAGAGCTGGTCAGAGAACCAGATTCAAGGctgtggttgttgttggtgacCGCAACGGGCACGTTGGTTTGGGTATCAAGACGGCCAAGGAGGTTGCAGGCGCTATTCGTGCGGGTATTATCATTGCGAAGTTGTCTGTGATTCCTATCAGAAGAGGTTACTGGGGTTCGAACTTGGGTCAGCCACACTCTTTGGCCACCAAGACGTCTGGTAAGTCCGGGTCTGTCACTGTGAGATTGATTCCAGCTCCAAGAGGTTCTGGTATTGTTGCTTCTCCAGCTGTCaagaagttgttgcagTTGGCTGGTGTGGAGGATGTTTACACTTCCTCTCAGGGTTCGACCAGAACCTTGGAAAACACCTTGAAGGCGGCGTTTGTTGCCATCGGTAACACGTACGGTTTCTTAACCCCAGACTTGTGGGCCGAGCATGCCTTGCCAGGTTGTCCATTGGATATCTACGCCGATGAGGCCATTGCCCAAAAGAAGAGATTTTAA
- the NAB2 gene encoding mRNA-binding protein NAB2 (similar to Ashbya gossypii AAR178C) yields the protein MSTLQEDVSGSLKTIVAEKLKTLQNFNEDVNYVAEYIVLLLSNGGTHDSVLQELIGLFDSVSQEALAGVVQTSFQALELLRSGDNAETVYRKLAGVIEPVSAAESGSMSMSMSAPSEPTASTAATSVPKSAFEGMVDLSGSKYAGKGVSGMSRGSGGSSIGSGNGFKHRTPGGRQGGVGKFQNGARRGESQHHVTRHKTNALARALGFNDNDAGTTTVSSSVNIIPRKEGRCKLFPRCPLGKFCPHAHPTKVCRDYPNCTNAPGTCEFLHPNEDVELMKDMEKTREEFREKRIALAQSRTKPVHTGIVLCKFGILCSNPMCPFGHPTPANEDSKVIQFVWCPQNLTCDKKDCDKAHSSLSKIREVQPMVASTRPKAAASIEKSLEQCKFGMKCTNKRCKYRHARSHVMCREGALCTRIDCFFGHPVNEACKFAAECKNQYCLFQHPEGRTLPEKAGTAGDAPAGPWPAPLLPVGNQSTNERPYAIAESSGIEPAPVQESDGDATMA from the coding sequence ATGTCTACACTCCAGGAAGATGTTAGCGGTTCGCTAAAGACGATAGTCGctgagaagttgaagacGTTGCAGAATTTTAATGAAGATGTGAATTATGTTGCAGAGTATATTGTACTATTACTATCTAACGGGGGCACGCACGATTCTGTACTGCAGGAGCTGATTGGACTATTTGATTCAGTATCTCAAGAAGCCTTAGCAGGTGTTGTACAAACGTCATTTCAGGCATTAGAGCTGCTAAGGAGTGGAGATAATGCTGAGACGGTGTATCGGAAGTTGGCTGGGGTGATAGAGCCGGTGTCTGCGGCTGAATCAGGATCGATGTCAATGTCAATGTCAGCACCTTCGGAGCCCACGGCTTCTACAGCGGCAACAAGTGTTCCCAAGTCAGCGTTTGAGGGTATGGTTGATTTGTCGGGGTCAAAGTATGCAGGGAAGGGAGTTTCTGGGATGTCTCGTGGTAGTGGCGGTAGCAGTATCGGTAGTGGCAATGGATTTAAACATAGGACGCCAGGAGGCCGCCAGGGAGGTGTTGGAAAGTTTCAAAATGGGGCCAGAAGGGGCGAGTCTCAGCACCATGTGACCAGGCACAAAACGAATGCGCTTGCGCGCGCACTTGGATtcaatgataatgatgCTGGAACAACTACTGTTAGTAGTTCCGTAAACATAATTccaagaaaagaaggtCGTTGCAAATTGTTCCCACGTTGCCCCTTGGGAAAGTTCTGTCCGCACGCACATCCAACGAAGGTATGTCGGGATTATCCAAACTGTACAAATGCTCCAGGTACTTGTGAGTTCTTGCATCCGAATGAAGATGTGGAGTTGATGAAGGATATGGAAAAGACGAGGGAGGAGTTTAGAGAAAAGCGGATTGCTCTTGCACAAAGCAGGACGAAGCCTGTCCATACAGGTATTGTTTTATGTAAGTTTGGGATACTGTGTTCGAATCCGATGTGTCCGTTCGGTCATCCGACACCGGCGAACGAAGATTCCAAGGTAATACAATTTGTATGGTGTCCACAGAATCTAACATGTGATAAGAAGGATTGTGACAAAGCACACTCGTCACTTTCCAAGATTAGGGAGGTGCAGCCTATGGTAGCCAGCACACGGCCTAAAGCGGCAGCGTCTATAGAAAAGTCGTTGGAGCAATGTAAATTTGGTATGAAGTGCACGAATAAACGGTGTAAATATAGACACGCGCGCTCTCACGTCATGTGTAGGGAAGGTGCGTTATGCACGAGGATCGATTGTTTCTTTGGCCATCCAGTTAACGAGGCCTGTAAGTTTGCAGCCGAATGTAAGAACCAGTACTGTTTGTTCCAGCACCCAGAGGGCCGTACCTTACCTGAAAAGGCTGGAACTGCAGGCGATGCGCCTGCAGGCCCATGGCCTGCTCCTCTACTGCCTGTTGGTAATCAATCCACCAATGAGAGGCCCTACGCGATCGCTGAGTCATCTGGCATTGAGCCGGCGCCAGTCCAAGAGTCTGACGGCGATGCCACAATGGCTTAA